Below is a window of Cyanobacteriota bacterium DNA.
CCAATGATGTGGGCACCCAGCAACTCGCCCGTATCTTCCCGAAAGATTACTTTGGCAATGCCCTCTGTCTCTCCTTCTGCGATCGCCTTAGAGTTGCCCTTAAAATAGGTACGCACGGAATTGACTGTAAAGCCTTCACTAGCGGCTAGTTCCTTGGCGGCAGGTTCCGTTAGCCCTACAAACCCAATTTCGGGATGGGTGAAGGCAGCAGCCGGAATGCTGCGGTAGTCAACCTGGCGGGGACGATTGCAGATGTTCTCAACAGCCGTAATTCCCTGGGCTGAAGCAGCGTGCGCTAACATCATCTTGCCGTTGGCATCGCCAATCGCCCACAGGTGGGGCACGGGTTGACCATCCTTCAGTACGCGCATTCCTCCATCTACTGGAATAAAGCCCCGACGATCGGTGTCTACACCCACGGTTTCTAATCCTAGGTTCTTAGTAGCAGGAATACGGCCCGTAGCGACCAGGCAAGCATCCACCTCCAATACCTCAACAGTTTCCTTGCTCTTGGCATCGGCTAGCTCAATCACCACGGGCGATCCTGGAATCACTCGTTTTGCCAACACCCCTACCCTCGTCTCAATGTCGCGGGGCTTAATCAGAATCCGTTCAGCAATTTTGGCAATGTCAGGGTCAAATCCTGGCATCAGCTGATCTAGCGCTTCAATCATGGTGATTTCACAGCCCAGAGCCGAGTAAATGTCAGAAAACTCTAGCCCGATATAGCCACTGCCAATGATGGCAACCCAGTTAGGCAACCATTCCAGTTTTAGTCCATCGTCACTGGTGAATACAGTTTTGCCATCAATCTCGATGCCTGGAGGCACAAAGGGTATGGAGCCAGGAGCGAGAATGATGTCCTTGGCACTAAGGCTCTTGTTGCCGCTAGCAGTTT
It encodes the following:
- a CDS encoding dihydrolipoyl dehydrogenase; amino-acid sequence: MSQAFDYDLVILGAGVGGHGAALHAVSCGLKTAIVEAADMGGTCVNRGCIPSKALLAASGRVRELRNAEHLKALGVHVGSVEFDRGAIANHASTLVNKIRTDMGNSLKRLGVDVIQGWGKVAGIQKVTVETASGNKSLSAKDIILAPGSIPFVPPGIEIDGKTVFTSDDGLKLEWLPNWVAIIGSGYIGLEFSDIYSALGCEITMIEALDQLMPGFDPDIAKIAERILIKPRDIETRVGVLAKRVIPGSPVVIELADAKSKETVEVLEVDACLVATGRIPATKNLGLETVGVDTDRRGFIPVDGGMRVLKDGQPVPHLWAIGDANGKMMLAHAASAQGITAVENICNRPRQVDYRSIPAAAFTHPEIGFVGLTEPAAKELAASEGFTVNSVRTYFKGNSKAIAEGETEGIAKVIFREDTGELLGAHIIG